One stretch of Streptomyces hygroscopicus DNA includes these proteins:
- a CDS encoding amylo-alpha-1,6-glucosidase, whose product MDTTVKAQDTNEPVTASTSVAANLQPFLHDAVVTLYAPSFVISRADGQLHGGADGFYHGDGRALSHLTVAVESIDLAPVGGGLRGADRADFRAILRGLGEVTPDPAVALDRRRTVASGRLEESFEVTNAGTRRVGFRLTVTAGTDLALMERVKSGHVLDPVPTRAEGAEGAEGGGLVWSRDGFTVRLVSEPAPDALEAPEGRLSYDVELDPGASWTATLRCTAAYADGDQFPAAPADAVPWRCPALRSADRRFDQWLDQSVADADRLRLMDPRSPEGRPDGANSPDQFLAAGAPWFLTLFGRDSLWAARMLLPLGTELAAGTLRTLARRQGAVADPATEEQPGKILHEVRRGTQNFTDTFAVPPVYYGTVDATPLWITLLHDAWRWGLAPEQVEQLLPHTESALAWIRDQAAAADDGFLRYVDRTGRGLANQGWKDSGDAIRHRDGRLADPPIALCEVQAYAYEAARGGAALLRAFGRPGADAWEEWAEALATRFRKRFWVADAQGPYPAVALDRDGRPVDSVTSGFGHLLGTGLLNQEESAALAARLTGPDLDSGHGLRTLSSDSVGFNPYGYHIGSIWPHDTAIAVHGLVRAGFPDAAAPLAAGLLTASAGFAGRLPELFAGHGAAAGPHPAPYPASCRPQAWAAASSVQVLRSALGLEADVPGGTVTVAPAFAGAYAPLTVTELQVGGARLDITLAADGTVNVTAPEGLTVVSA is encoded by the coding sequence TTGGACACCACTGTCAAGGCCCAGGACACCAACGAACCGGTCACGGCCTCCACTTCGGTGGCCGCGAACTTGCAGCCGTTCCTGCACGACGCGGTCGTCACGCTGTACGCGCCGAGCTTTGTGATCTCGCGCGCGGACGGACAGCTCCACGGGGGTGCGGATGGCTTCTACCACGGCGACGGCAGGGCGCTGTCCCACCTGACCGTCGCGGTGGAGTCGATCGACCTGGCCCCGGTCGGCGGCGGGCTCAGGGGGGCCGACCGGGCGGACTTCCGGGCGATCCTGCGGGGGCTCGGCGAGGTGACGCCCGACCCGGCGGTCGCCCTGGACCGCCGCCGCACCGTCGCCTCCGGGCGGTTGGAGGAGAGCTTCGAGGTCACCAACGCGGGCACCCGGCGGGTCGGTTTCCGGCTCACGGTCACGGCCGGCACGGACCTCGCCCTGATGGAGCGGGTGAAGTCGGGCCACGTCCTGGACCCAGTGCCGACACGGGCCGAAGGCGCGGAAGGCGCCGAGGGCGGCGGTCTGGTGTGGTCCCGCGACGGGTTCACCGTACGCCTGGTCAGCGAGCCCGCGCCGGACGCCCTGGAGGCGCCGGAGGGCCGGCTGTCGTACGACGTGGAACTGGACCCCGGCGCTTCATGGACGGCGACGCTGCGCTGCACGGCGGCGTACGCGGACGGCGACCAGTTCCCGGCCGCCCCGGCGGACGCCGTGCCGTGGCGCTGCCCGGCCCTGCGCAGCGCGGACCGGCGCTTCGACCAGTGGCTGGACCAGTCGGTCGCCGACGCGGACCGGCTGCGCCTGATGGACCCCCGGTCCCCAGAGGGGCGCCCAGACGGCGCGAACAGCCCGGATCAGTTCCTGGCCGCCGGAGCTCCGTGGTTTCTGACCCTCTTCGGCCGCGACTCGTTGTGGGCCGCCCGCATGCTGCTCCCGCTCGGCACCGAACTCGCGGCCGGTACCCTGCGCACACTCGCCCGCCGCCAGGGGGCCGTGGCCGACCCCGCCACGGAGGAGCAGCCGGGGAAGATCCTGCACGAAGTGCGGCGCGGCACCCAGAACTTCACCGACACGTTCGCCGTCCCGCCGGTGTACTACGGCACGGTCGACGCGACCCCCCTGTGGATCACCCTGCTCCATGACGCCTGGCGCTGGGGCCTGGCCCCCGAGCAGGTGGAACAGCTGCTGCCGCACACCGAGTCGGCGCTCGCGTGGATCCGCGACCAGGCGGCAGCGGCCGACGACGGCTTCCTCAGGTACGTCGACCGGACCGGACGGGGCCTGGCCAACCAGGGCTGGAAGGACTCCGGTGACGCCATCCGCCATCGCGACGGCCGGCTCGCCGACCCGCCGATCGCGCTGTGCGAGGTGCAGGCGTACGCGTACGAGGCGGCGCGGGGCGGCGCGGCGCTGCTGCGCGCTTTCGGGCGGCCGGGCGCGGACGCGTGGGAGGAATGGGCGGAGGCGCTCGCCACCCGCTTCCGGAAGCGCTTCTGGGTGGCGGACGCCCAGGGTCCGTACCCGGCGGTCGCGCTGGACCGTGACGGCCGGCCGGTGGACTCGGTCACCTCGGGCTTCGGCCACCTCCTCGGGACGGGCCTGCTGAACCAGGAGGAGAGCGCGGCACTGGCGGCCCGGCTGACCGGCCCCGACCTCGACTCCGGCCACGGTCTGCGCACCCTGAGCAGCGACTCGGTGGGCTTCAACCCGTACGGCTACCACATCGGTTCCATCTGGCCGCACGACACCGCGATCGCGGTGCACGGCCTGGTCAGGGCCGGGTTCCCGGACGCGGCGGCGCCGCTGGCGGCGGGCCTGCTGACGGCGTCGGCGGGGTTCGCCGGACGCCTGCCCGAGCTGTTCGCCGGCCACGGCGCCGCGGCGGGCCCACACCCCGCCCCCTACCCCGCGTCCTGCCGCCCCCAGGCGTGGGCGGCCGCCTCCTCGGTCCAGGTGCTGCGCTCGGCACTCGGCCTGGAGGCGGACGTCCCGGGCGGCACGGTCACGGTGGCCCCCGCCTTCGCCGGTGCGTACGCCCCGCTGACGGTGACGGAGCTCCAGGTGGGCGGTGCCCGGCTGGACATCACACTGGCGGCGGACGGAACGGTGAACGTGACGGCGCCGGAGGGGCTGACGGTGGTCTCGGCCTGA
- a CDS encoding transcriptional regulator encodes MPRSTSSPSPKGSPVTLAMVARRAGVSPQTVSNAINSPELLRPETLERVRGAIDEMGYRPSRAAQTLRTRSSKLIGYGIQPAPGGGTAPVMDRFLHALSQAADEAGYRMLLFACPPGGPSLEGYEELLGRHDVDGFVLSNTARQDPRQAWLAKRGVPFVGFGRMWSGRQIGDWADVDGASGTDAAVDHLVALGHRRIAFLGWPRGSGVGDDRAEGWQRAMRRHGLPTRGRRAESAGDVEAARIAVKPLLDAGATAVVAASDMLALGCYHALRERNAVPGRDVAVVGFDDSPIAGILSPSLSTVAQPLEAVGRECVRLLLARMADLAAPPERVLLEPSLVIRDSAPAPGSDTPAP; translated from the coding sequence ATGCCCCGCTCCACCAGCAGTCCCTCGCCCAAGGGCAGCCCGGTGACCCTCGCCATGGTCGCCCGCCGGGCCGGTGTCTCCCCGCAGACCGTGTCCAACGCGATCAACTCGCCGGAGCTGCTGCGCCCCGAGACCCTGGAGCGGGTCCGCGGGGCGATCGACGAGATGGGCTACCGCCCGAGCCGTGCCGCGCAGACCCTGCGCACCCGCTCCAGCAAGCTGATCGGCTACGGCATCCAGCCCGCTCCGGGCGGCGGCACGGCCCCGGTCATGGACCGTTTTCTGCACGCCCTGTCGCAGGCCGCCGACGAGGCCGGCTACCGGATGCTGCTCTTCGCCTGCCCGCCCGGCGGCCCGAGCCTGGAAGGGTACGAGGAGCTGCTCGGCCGGCACGACGTCGACGGCTTCGTGCTCAGCAACACCGCCCGCCAGGACCCGCGCCAGGCGTGGCTGGCCAAGCGGGGCGTACCGTTCGTCGGTTTCGGCCGGATGTGGTCGGGGCGGCAGATCGGTGATTGGGCCGATGTCGACGGCGCCTCGGGCACGGACGCCGCCGTGGATCACCTGGTCGCCCTCGGGCACCGCAGGATCGCCTTCCTTGGCTGGCCGCGCGGCTCCGGCGTCGGTGACGACCGTGCCGAGGGCTGGCAGCGGGCCATGCGCCGGCACGGGCTCCCGACGCGCGGACGGCGCGCGGAGAGCGCCGGGGACGTCGAGGCGGCCCGGATCGCCGTGAAGCCCTTACTGGACGCGGGTGCCACGGCCGTGGTCGCGGCCAGCGACATGCTGGCGCTCGGCTGCTATCACGCGCTGCGCGAGCGGAACGCCGTCCCGGGCCGGGACGTCGCCGTGGTCGGCTTCGACGACTCGCCGATCGCCGGGATCCTCTCGCCCTCCCTGTCCACGGTCGCCCAGCCGCTGGAGGCGGTCGGCAGGGAGTGCGTACGGCTGCTGCTGGCCCGGATGGCCGACCTGGCCGCGCCACCGGAGCGCGTCCTGCTGGAGCCGTCCCTCGTCATCCGCGACAGCGCCCCGGCGCCCGGTTCCGACACGCCGGCGCCCTGA
- a CDS encoding sugar ABC transporter substrate-binding protein codes for MAPRTATAALVTCAALLAATGCSSSFGGDKETQQDTGAKQHLKVLIATSGDAETKAVKEAAAAYEKRSGNKVTVEAAKDMNQQLAQSFAGHRPPDVFYVNSDQFANYAKGGSLYPYGDKIKDTDDFAEPLRTAFTYDGKLVCLPKDTSTLALAINTDLWKKAGLTEKDYPTSWDELRKVAGKLTSDGVTGLVTSDEYQRLGVFMKQAGGWITDAKQTKMTADSAKNAEGLGFVRSLLRSGSLKYAKQVDTSWGGEALGKGKAAMTIEGNWLTGGMKLDYPDVPYKVVPLPAGPAGKATLAFSNCWGVAAESAHRSAAVDLVKYLSSGERQLKFAEGFGVMPSRTSALAEYAKQEPDAKAWVDANTYAQGPVTVAGFDKVLSQFNTELQSLRTTDPKKILADLQRNGEQTMAKGD; via the coding sequence ATGGCCCCCCGCACGGCCACGGCCGCCCTCGTCACCTGCGCGGCGCTCCTGGCCGCCACCGGCTGCTCGTCGAGCTTCGGCGGCGACAAGGAAACGCAGCAGGACACCGGCGCCAAACAGCATCTGAAGGTCCTGATAGCCACCTCGGGCGACGCCGAGACCAAGGCGGTCAAGGAGGCCGCGGCCGCGTACGAGAAGCGGTCCGGCAACAAGGTGACCGTCGAGGCCGCCAAGGACATGAACCAGCAGTTGGCCCAGTCCTTCGCCGGGCACCGGCCGCCGGACGTCTTCTACGTCAACTCCGACCAGTTCGCGAACTACGCCAAGGGCGGTTCCCTCTACCCGTACGGTGACAAGATCAAGGACACGGACGACTTCGCCGAGCCGTTGCGCACCGCCTTCACCTACGACGGGAAGCTGGTGTGCCTGCCCAAGGACACCTCCACCCTCGCCCTCGCCATCAACACCGACCTGTGGAAGAAGGCGGGGCTGACCGAGAAGGACTACCCCACCTCCTGGGACGAGCTGAGGAAGGTCGCCGGGAAACTCACCAGCGACGGGGTCACCGGCCTGGTCACCAGCGACGAGTACCAGCGACTCGGCGTCTTCATGAAGCAGGCGGGCGGATGGATCACCGACGCGAAGCAGACGAAGATGACCGCCGACAGCGCGAAGAACGCCGAGGGGCTCGGCTTTGTGAGGTCGCTGCTGCGGTCCGGCTCGCTGAAGTACGCCAAGCAGGTCGACACCAGTTGGGGCGGCGAGGCCCTCGGCAAGGGCAAGGCCGCCATGACCATCGAGGGCAACTGGCTGACCGGCGGCATGAAGCTCGACTACCCGGATGTGCCGTACAAGGTGGTCCCGCTGCCCGCGGGACCGGCCGGAAAGGCCACGCTGGCCTTCAGCAACTGCTGGGGCGTGGCCGCCGAGAGCGCCCACCGGTCGGCGGCCGTGGACCTGGTGAAGTACCTCAGCTCCGGTGAGCGGCAGCTGAAGTTCGCCGAGGGATTCGGGGTGATGCCCTCGCGCACCAGCGCCCTCGCCGAGTACGCGAAGCAGGAGCCGGACGCCAAGGCCTGGGTCGACGCCAACACCTACGCCCAGGGCCCGGTGACCGTCGCCGGGTTCGACAAGGTGCTCAGCCAGTTCAACACCGAACTCCAGTCGCTGCGCACCACGGACCCGAAGAAGATCCTCGCCGACCTGCAGCGCAACGGCGAACAGACCATGGCGAAGGGCGACTGA
- a CDS encoding ABC transporter permease — MPFRTTHRTARHLPRGASSGPRLAPGAVGGDPRTAGSPGAPDAPGGSGPKAAPRTPNTPPAGRRRGEGAWGWLFVSPMVLILGLFLVLPILMALWVSLLDWDGQSNPFTGQAKFVGLDNYRALLTEDGLDRTLFATSLRNNVYYVALTVPLQTGLALVLALIVNQRLLRARGALRTTFFFPSVTSSIAVSTVFLFLFQGSGAVNTLLSWIGVKGPNWFADSRGVLSTLLGGLGIVDPDHPPGVLADHSFMGLSWYEWLSGPSVAMCTIILLAVWTTSGTFMLIFLAALQDIPRELEEAAAIEGVNRRQMLRHVTLPALRPVLFLVLTLGTIATWQVFDQVYVMGQGAPGNTTLTPAFLSYSTAFDDADFGQGAAIAFILLALILLITALQRWALRERGPRPGRNR, encoded by the coding sequence ATGCCCTTCCGCACCACCCATCGCACGGCGCGCCACCTCCCCCGTGGCGCGTCGTCCGGTCCCCGCCTGGCCCCTGGGGCCGTCGGCGGGGATCCCCGTACGGCCGGCTCGCCGGGCGCACCTGACGCGCCCGGCGGGTCCGGCCCCAAGGCGGCGCCCCGCACCCCGAACACCCCGCCCGCGGGGCGCCGCCGCGGCGAAGGCGCCTGGGGCTGGCTGTTCGTCAGCCCCATGGTGCTGATCCTCGGCCTGTTCCTGGTGCTGCCGATCCTGATGGCCCTGTGGGTCAGCCTGCTGGACTGGGACGGGCAGTCCAACCCGTTCACCGGGCAGGCGAAGTTCGTGGGCCTGGACAACTACCGGGCGCTGCTCACCGAGGACGGCCTCGACCGCACCCTCTTCGCGACCTCGCTGCGCAACAACGTCTACTACGTGGCGCTGACCGTGCCGCTGCAGACCGGGCTCGCGCTGGTGCTCGCGTTGATCGTCAACCAGCGGCTGCTGCGCGCCCGGGGCGCCCTGCGCACCACGTTCTTCTTCCCGTCGGTCACCAGCTCGATCGCGGTCTCCACCGTCTTCCTCTTCCTCTTCCAGGGCAGCGGTGCCGTCAACACGCTGCTGTCCTGGATCGGGGTGAAGGGCCCGAACTGGTTCGCCGACTCGCGCGGGGTGCTCTCGACGCTGCTCGGCGGCCTGGGGATCGTCGACCCCGACCACCCCCCGGGTGTGCTGGCCGACCACTCCTTCATGGGCCTTTCCTGGTACGAGTGGCTGTCCGGTCCGTCCGTCGCGATGTGCACGATCATTCTGCTGGCCGTGTGGACGACCTCCGGCACCTTCATGCTGATCTTCCTCGCGGCCCTCCAGGACATCCCGCGCGAGCTGGAGGAGGCGGCCGCCATCGAGGGCGTGAACCGCCGCCAGATGCTGCGCCACGTCACGCTGCCCGCACTGCGGCCGGTGCTCTTCCTCGTCCTCACCCTGGGGACGATCGCCACCTGGCAGGTCTTCGACCAGGTGTATGTGATGGGCCAGGGCGCCCCGGGTAACACGACGCTGACGCCGGCCTTCCTGTCGTACTCGACGGCCTTCGACGACGCCGACTTCGGGCAGGGCGCGGCCATCGCCTTCATCCTGCTCGCGCTGATCCTGCTCATCACCGCCCTGCAGCGCTGGGCGCTGCGGGAGCGCGGTCCCCGCCCCGGGAGGAATCGATGA